A genomic window from Candidatus Pelagisphaera phototrophica includes:
- a CDS encoding mannose-1-phosphate guanylyltransferase: MANRFVVIMAGGKGERFWPASRLKRPKHLLPIVGDKPMLTQTVDRLEGFIEPKNIFVITNVEQLDGVREVCPSLPRENVVAEPVGRDTAAAVGLAMLLIKEKDPDASLAMLPADALVRDLSGFQKALDVAFLASEERPQLVTIGISPTDPATGYGYIQKGDSTGDYNETEVFKVVEFKEKPDLETAKVYLESGDYYWNAGMFVWSVRAISDALAQFTPKLKSGLDEIENRIKVGGDLNELLAELYPELEKISIDFAVMEKADNVVTLAATFDWDDVGAWPAIERHFPRDSNDNVANGEAVFEDCRGNIVVGEKGHLVALIGVDDLIVVNTKDATLVCKKEEAQKIKDLVKGLSPDRV; the protein is encoded by the coding sequence ATGGCAAACCGATTTGTAGTTATCATGGCAGGGGGAAAAGGGGAACGCTTCTGGCCTGCAAGCAGACTGAAGCGCCCAAAGCACTTGCTGCCGATCGTGGGCGATAAGCCAATGCTGACTCAGACAGTTGATCGATTAGAGGGATTTATTGAGCCAAAAAATATTTTTGTCATTACTAATGTGGAGCAGTTGGACGGGGTACGCGAAGTTTGCCCTAGCTTGCCTAGGGAAAATGTTGTGGCAGAACCCGTAGGGCGCGATACCGCGGCGGCGGTGGGCCTAGCAATGCTCTTGATTAAGGAAAAAGATCCCGATGCATCTTTGGCGATGTTGCCGGCAGATGCCCTTGTACGTGACCTGTCAGGATTTCAAAAAGCGCTGGATGTCGCGTTTCTTGCCTCAGAGGAAAGGCCCCAACTTGTGACCATAGGCATCAGTCCAACGGATCCAGCAACCGGATACGGGTACATCCAAAAGGGGGATTCGACCGGTGATTATAATGAGACTGAAGTGTTTAAAGTAGTAGAGTTTAAAGAGAAGCCCGATCTGGAGACCGCGAAGGTGTATTTGGAAAGCGGCGACTACTATTGGAACGCGGGAATGTTTGTGTGGAGTGTGCGAGCGATTTCCGATGCGCTGGCTCAGTTTACTCCAAAACTTAAGTCGGGGCTCGACGAGATAGAGAATCGCATCAAGGTAGGAGGCGACCTTAATGAGCTTTTGGCAGAATTGTATCCAGAGCTGGAAAAGATTTCGATTGACTTTGCGGTAATGGAGAAAGCGGACAATGTCGTGACACTGGCGGCAACATTTGATTGGGATGACGTAGGAGCATGGCCAGCGATTGAGCGTCACTTTCCGAGAGACTCCAATGACAATGTCGCAAACGGGGAAGCGGTATTCGAGGATTGCAGAGGTAACATAGTAGTGGGTGAAAAAGGGCATTTGGTCGCGCTGATTGGAGTGGACGATCTCATCGTCGTGAATACTAAAGATGCTACGCTGGTGTGCAAAAAAGAGGAAGCCCAGAAAATCAAGGATCTTGTAAAAGGTCTGAGTCCAGATCGAGTTTAG
- the ruvX gene encoding Holliday junction resolvase RuvX: MRCIGIDFGERRVGLSYGDEIGVAMPLEAAVEDLEAERIEHIAKIAKERRATDLVFGYPYNMDGSIGFKAREVDAFIDKLLRCISLPVHRIDERLTSSEASKGFAKGRDDALRRSGKLDSAAAALILQDFLDQRIDLPELQSDDDLDDFDCEER, encoded by the coding sequence ATGCGCTGTATTGGAATCGACTTTGGTGAGCGTCGAGTGGGGTTGAGCTATGGTGACGAAATTGGAGTTGCCATGCCGCTCGAAGCCGCGGTCGAAGATCTCGAAGCAGAGCGTATAGAGCACATAGCCAAAATTGCCAAAGAGAGAAGGGCGACGGATCTCGTTTTTGGCTACCCCTACAATATGGATGGTTCCATCGGTTTTAAGGCCCGGGAAGTCGATGCGTTCATCGATAAACTTCTACGGTGTATTTCACTGCCCGTGCATCGGATCGATGAACGGTTGACATCAAGTGAAGCTTCCAAAGGGTTTGCAAAGGGGAGAGACGATGCCTTGAGACGATCGGGAAAACTCGATTCAGCTGCCGCTGCACTGATATTGCAGGACTTTCTGGATCAAAGGATAGACTTGCCTGAGCTCCAGTCCGATGACGATCTGGATGATTTTGACTGCGAAGAACGCTAG
- the truA gene encoding tRNA pseudouridine(38-40) synthase TruA, producing MRWKCGCSYDGTDYSGWQTQDGPLSIQQVVEECLSEIFKKETKAIGSGRTDAGVHAMEQVFHFDFEWKHDPGSLVEAMRSLLPDTVTPLFVEKVEDDFHARFSAVSKWYQYRIYMGQATALENRYSWSLHGDLALEAMAKATSLLKGTHDFGAFAANRGIEYKTTVRKMFRSEMLQEKDFLLLNFQANGFMYKMVRSLAGTVANVGLGRLSLDAFSELLKSTERTPMVFVAPAKGLFLKKVFY from the coding sequence ATGAGATGGAAGTGTGGATGCTCCTATGACGGAACGGACTACTCAGGTTGGCAGACCCAGGATGGGCCTTTGTCTATCCAGCAGGTGGTAGAAGAGTGTCTTTCCGAAATTTTTAAGAAAGAGACAAAAGCAATCGGAAGCGGCCGAACGGATGCTGGCGTACATGCGATGGAGCAAGTTTTCCATTTTGACTTTGAATGGAAACATGATCCGGGCTCACTAGTGGAAGCAATGCGGTCTCTTTTGCCTGATACTGTTACGCCGTTGTTTGTGGAAAAGGTTGAGGACGATTTCCACGCGCGATTTTCTGCAGTATCCAAATGGTACCAATATCGAATTTATATGGGACAGGCGACCGCATTGGAAAATCGATACAGTTGGTCGCTGCATGGAGATCTCGCTCTCGAGGCGATGGCGAAGGCAACTAGCCTGTTAAAGGGGACTCACGATTTCGGAGCGTTTGCGGCGAATCGAGGTATAGAATACAAAACTACGGTTCGAAAAATGTTTCGATCAGAAATGCTTCAGGAGAAAGATTTCCTTTTACTCAATTTTCAGGCCAACGGTTTTATGTATAAAATGGTGCGGAGCCTTGCAGGTACGGTCGCCAACGTAGGGCTTGGGCGTCTGTCACTGGATGCGTTTTCGGAGTTACTGAAATCCACAGAGAGAACTCCTATGGTTTTTGTTGCTCCGGCAAAAGGCCTTTTTCTGAAAAAGGTCTTTTATTAG
- a CDS encoding ComF family protein: MNLIQKALNFGAGVLDVAFPSSCVSCGGMVDGAPLPHVCDRCFSKIHIVEDPRCLTCGYPFFGEVESHTHCQHCSRLNPRFYQGWSISLFRGPIRDLVYALKYENARWALDDLSRVAEYAEGLGDYLEDAILVPVPLHARKLRERGYNQSELIVKEIGKRFSCETAINLLKRTIDTPSQTQFNRKERYRNLRNAFSIEPNVAAETKKRYILVDDVFTTGSTLNACASVLRKERVKQVDVLTIGHG; this comes from the coding sequence ATGAATCTGATTCAAAAAGCTTTGAATTTCGGAGCTGGAGTTCTTGATGTCGCATTTCCGTCGAGCTGCGTTAGCTGCGGTGGAATGGTTGATGGGGCCCCGTTGCCGCATGTTTGCGATCGTTGTTTTTCGAAGATCCATATCGTCGAGGATCCTCGTTGTCTGACATGCGGGTATCCGTTTTTTGGAGAAGTTGAATCCCATACGCATTGCCAACACTGCTCGCGATTGAATCCTCGTTTCTATCAAGGCTGGTCGATCAGCCTTTTCCGAGGCCCCATTCGCGACTTGGTCTATGCTCTTAAGTACGAGAACGCTCGCTGGGCTCTCGATGATTTATCTAGAGTGGCGGAATATGCCGAGGGTCTGGGTGACTATCTCGAAGACGCTATTCTGGTTCCCGTTCCTCTACATGCCCGAAAACTACGAGAGCGGGGATATAATCAGAGCGAGCTGATTGTTAAGGAAATCGGCAAACGCTTTAGTTGTGAAACCGCAATCAATCTGCTCAAACGCACGATCGACACACCGTCCCAAACACAGTTTAACCGGAAAGAGCGTTACCGTAATCTCAGAAACGCCTTTTCAATAGAGCCTAATGTAGCCGCTGAAACGAAAAAAAGGTATATACTTGTAGATGATGTGTTTACGACGGGATCTACCTTGAACGCCTGTGCTTCGGTTTTACGAAAAGAGAGAGTAAAACAGGTAGACGTATTGACTATCGGCCACGGGTGA
- the accD gene encoding acetyl-CoA carboxylase, carboxyltransferase subunit beta, with the protein MPIFHKPKYSTVQVKKKDIPQGLWQKCPASGEIIYNKELEQNQNVVPKSGFHFPIGSRKRLDFLLDEGSWDEKDRDLKPTDPLEFKDQKSYKDRVATYQKATGLNDSVIDGLGKIHGIPLSIAVMDFKFGGGSLGSVAGEKITRAIERSLEHKIPCVIISCSGGARMQEGILSLMQMAKTSAALAKLSKVKIPFISVLTNPTTGGVTASYAALGDVIISEPGALIGFAGRRVIKEATNEDLPEGFQTAEFLMDRGLIDMIVDRREMKDRLGDILSALYLKVQPKNA; encoded by the coding sequence ATGCCTATTTTCCATAAACCAAAGTACTCCACCGTTCAGGTGAAGAAAAAGGATATCCCGCAGGGCCTTTGGCAAAAGTGCCCGGCTTCGGGAGAGATCATTTACAACAAGGAGCTTGAGCAGAATCAGAACGTGGTTCCCAAAAGCGGATTCCATTTTCCGATCGGCAGCCGCAAGCGGCTCGATTTTCTACTCGATGAGGGAAGCTGGGATGAAAAAGATAGGGATCTGAAGCCGACGGATCCTTTGGAATTCAAGGATCAGAAATCGTACAAGGATCGGGTGGCAACCTATCAAAAGGCAACTGGCCTCAACGATTCAGTTATCGATGGATTAGGTAAGATCCACGGCATTCCCTTGTCGATTGCGGTGATGGACTTCAAGTTTGGGGGAGGCTCGCTAGGGTCGGTAGCGGGAGAAAAGATCACACGGGCGATTGAGCGTTCTTTAGAGCATAAAATTCCCTGTGTCATTATTTCGTGCTCTGGAGGAGCCCGCATGCAGGAAGGTATTCTCAGTCTGATGCAAATGGCGAAAACCAGTGCGGCCTTGGCTAAGCTCTCCAAAGTCAAGATTCCGTTTATCTCCGTTTTGACCAATCCAACGACGGGTGGAGTGACCGCTAGCTACGCAGCCCTTGGGGACGTCATCATTTCAGAGCCGGGAGCGTTGATCGGCTTTGCGGGTCGGCGCGTTATCAAGGAAGCGACCAATGAAGATCTTCCAGAAGGTTTCCAGACAGCGGAGTTTCTGATGGATAGAGGCTTGATTGACATGATTGTGGATCGTCGCGAAATGAAAGATCGCCTGGGGGACATCCTTTCCGCTCTATATCTGAAGGTTCAACCCAAGAACGCTTAG
- a CDS encoding bifunctional folylpolyglutamate synthase/dihydrofolate synthase, with the protein MELKTYEEARDWLYSLKNRGSSYGLERMEHFAKALGNPQNAYPIIHVAGTNGKGSTAAMLEAIFRAHGFKTGLSTSPHLVRQGERIQVNRSILDESQILEYTRELVEEANVIAEMNPEMHPSFFEFMTAMAFRHFQRENVDIAIVEVGLGGRLDASNVVIPEVSVITSIGLDHCEILGDTLEAIAREKAGIIKGGLPTVIGHLPPEAESVIRSICQKRKSSLISVAEEFGNDVSTYPQTNLVGGCQRLNAATALAVARVLESRFNLDEEISVSTLKDVYWPGRWEERDLEHRKIIFDVTHNSDGAQWLEENLSQMAEKGVPKPDVIFGVMGDDRANLLVPLIARFAKSITFVVPQQARSSTFESLESFVPCSFPGSVARGSVPELFPSRGECSLDVPGTSPILVTGSIYLIGEICERFIEDGPLGQGILQDF; encoded by the coding sequence ATGGAACTTAAAACCTACGAAGAGGCTCGCGATTGGCTCTACTCGCTGAAAAATCGGGGTTCGTCCTATGGGCTGGAGCGTATGGAGCATTTTGCCAAAGCGCTTGGAAACCCGCAGAATGCGTATCCCATTATCCATGTAGCCGGTACCAATGGCAAAGGGTCTACTGCCGCCATGCTCGAAGCGATCTTCCGCGCTCACGGGTTCAAGACAGGACTATCGACATCTCCCCATCTAGTGCGGCAGGGAGAGCGGATTCAAGTGAATCGCTCCATTTTGGATGAGTCGCAAATACTTGAATACACGCGTGAGTTGGTCGAAGAGGCGAATGTAATAGCGGAAATGAACCCGGAGATGCATCCCAGCTTTTTCGAATTCATGACGGCGATGGCCTTTCGTCACTTCCAGCGTGAAAACGTGGATATCGCGATTGTTGAAGTTGGCCTTGGGGGACGCTTGGACGCCTCCAACGTAGTGATCCCTGAAGTCTCAGTAATCACTTCTATCGGGCTAGACCACTGTGAAATCCTCGGAGACACACTTGAAGCCATCGCTCGAGAAAAAGCAGGCATCATAAAAGGAGGGCTCCCCACTGTGATTGGTCATTTGCCGCCTGAGGCAGAATCGGTCATTCGTTCTATATGCCAGAAACGAAAGAGCTCTCTGATTTCCGTTGCTGAGGAGTTTGGGAATGATGTTTCCACCTATCCACAAACAAACTTAGTGGGTGGATGCCAGAGGCTGAACGCGGCAACGGCCCTAGCGGTCGCTCGTGTTTTGGAATCCCGGTTTAATCTCGACGAAGAGATTAGCGTTTCCACTTTGAAGGATGTTTATTGGCCAGGTCGTTGGGAGGAGAGGGATCTCGAGCATCGCAAGATCATTTTCGATGTTACGCACAACTCGGATGGGGCACAGTGGCTTGAGGAAAACCTTTCCCAAATGGCAGAGAAGGGGGTACCTAAACCGGATGTCATATTCGGAGTGATGGGAGACGACCGAGCGAATCTTCTCGTGCCTTTGATCGCGAGATTTGCCAAGTCGATAACGTTCGTGGTGCCGCAACAGGCTAGATCTTCAACGTTCGAATCGCTGGAGTCCTTCGTGCCCTGCTCTTTTCCGGGCTCGGTCGCTAGGGGATCCGTTCCCGAACTCTTTCCCTCAAGAGGCGAGTGCTCCTTGGATGTACCGGGCACCAGTCCTATTCTTGTCACTGGCTCGATCTATTTGATTGGAGAAATTTGCGAGCGATTCATTGAAGACGGCCCATTAGGACAGGGAATTCTACAGGATTTCTGA
- a CDS encoding putative quinol monooxygenase, translated as MIKDDGVRLFRLVSSIIVSGTFLVTVLGGHLSDPNDEQIIFLLDLMVIEGKEAEAEDLMDKLVENVKKTEPGTIVYEYYASSKDRYVLYEVYSNHTAAEFHVDSFMKGNLMPAFVETFEVITFEVLGSTSDELKNNMKDFTTDHRAKTDGFKR; from the coding sequence ATGATAAAGGACGATGGCGTGAGATTGTTTAGATTAGTTAGTTCAATAATCGTTTCCGGTACGTTTCTTGTGACGGTCCTTGGTGGGCACCTCTCGGATCCGAACGACGAGCAGATTATATTTCTTCTTGATTTAATGGTAATCGAAGGAAAGGAAGCAGAGGCTGAGGATCTGATGGACAAACTTGTTGAGAACGTCAAAAAAACAGAACCTGGAACGATCGTTTACGAATATTACGCATCATCGAAAGACAGGTATGTCCTGTATGAAGTTTATAGCAATCATACCGCCGCGGAATTTCACGTCGACAGCTTTATGAAGGGTAATCTAATGCCTGCCTTTGTCGAAACATTTGAGGTGATAACTTTTGAGGTTTTGGGTTCGACGAGTGATGAACTAAAAAATAATATGAAGGACTTTACCACTGACCATCGTGCGAAAACGGATGGTTTTAAGCGCTAA
- a CDS encoding alkaline phosphatase family protein, with the protein MGDKNENEIVANGSKILVLGWDAADWAIAGPLIEAGKMPNLAKLIAEGTSGSISTITPSLSPMLWTSMATGKRPIKHGINGFTEPTPDGKNVRPITNASRKTKAIWNILNQVGKKSNVVGWWPSHPAEPIDGVMVSNWFQVACKLANKEAPNDGDIGPGPDGWKKDQWRMTPGTVHPPGLEDVLQQFRFHPDEVTADLLQPFLAEDSKPDWTDPRMGSLAKILSDTVSVNAAATSIMTQEPWDFMAIYFDGIDHFSHGFMKYHPPRQDWVEEKDFAVFKSVVEGAYKLHDLMLGTHLDLAGENTTVIILSDHGFNSGELRPEHIPVEPAGPAMAEHGPYGMFVAKGPGIKQGEKIIGASVLDLAPTILSCFGLPVGEDMDGKPLVGIFADSRQPTTIPSWDSVSGPFEDGQHEKHSQVDASSNAEAIKQLVELGYIDAPDDDLDQEVRRTGTELNYNLAHSLIDSSRFEDACEILEPIWYDHPREHRYGLKYLHCLARLGRWTDRRIALKRFKENIKRAQAWAGREIDSLRKEAEEKGYPDFQQTSPEGNQNASSQADAPIDGDAKKSPPQKFIYEMRKAQSLLTPMTGALSFLELEQYINEGENARARKVLDLIESNSQSRLSPSLHASIGFYFSQLGELAKSEEHYKIAIEADPQSVEANCGLCKAALERKEWERAVDLALNATELKFDSPFAHFCLGQALVGDGDLSAGRLALETAIRLEPGLIEARELYHDVLLRLDDPTAPEERQKIDQIKQRFESSGHEGELDLGSIANEIAENRRTRRTKLKNDTPQDPVQGEDAPITIVSGLPRSGTSMLMQMLQAGGLKAFTDSRRAADTDNPKGYFEHTSSKLIESDSSWMPLARGSAVKIICQHLPALPPGECYKVIFMDRNMEAVLESQTAMLNRMGRKGGNLQPEKMMKVLDAHVAAAERILTRRPEIDVIFVDYDDVIQNPKSNVSKISKFIGAELDKKAMVNAVDPDLRRQGETLRLS; encoded by the coding sequence ATGGGTGACAAAAATGAAAACGAAATCGTAGCCAACGGCTCAAAGATTCTCGTATTAGGCTGGGACGCAGCCGATTGGGCGATAGCTGGACCTCTCATCGAGGCTGGCAAAATGCCAAATTTAGCGAAGCTGATAGCGGAGGGTACATCTGGAAGCATCTCTACGATAACGCCATCGCTCAGCCCGATGCTGTGGACTTCAATGGCTACAGGTAAGCGTCCCATAAAGCACGGGATTAACGGTTTTACAGAACCAACACCAGACGGTAAGAACGTAAGACCAATCACGAATGCTAGCCGAAAGACCAAAGCCATCTGGAATATTTTAAATCAAGTGGGGAAAAAGTCCAATGTGGTCGGCTGGTGGCCGTCTCATCCAGCTGAACCAATCGATGGAGTCATGGTTAGCAACTGGTTTCAAGTTGCTTGCAAGCTTGCCAATAAAGAGGCTCCAAACGATGGAGATATAGGCCCAGGACCCGATGGTTGGAAGAAGGACCAATGGCGTATGACGCCCGGAACAGTGCATCCGCCTGGGTTAGAGGATGTCCTCCAACAGTTTCGCTTTCATCCAGACGAGGTAACCGCAGATTTGCTCCAGCCATTTCTCGCCGAAGATTCCAAACCAGATTGGACCGATCCAAGAATGGGAAGCCTAGCGAAGATCCTTTCCGACACTGTGAGCGTAAACGCCGCTGCTACCTCTATAATGACTCAAGAGCCTTGGGATTTCATGGCTATTTATTTCGATGGCATTGACCACTTTTCTCACGGGTTTATGAAATATCATCCACCCCGTCAGGACTGGGTTGAGGAAAAGGACTTCGCGGTGTTCAAAAGCGTCGTAGAGGGGGCCTATAAGCTACATGATTTGATGTTAGGAACACATTTGGATCTAGCGGGGGAAAACACTACGGTTATAATTTTGTCTGACCACGGCTTCAATTCGGGAGAACTACGACCAGAGCATATACCAGTTGAGCCCGCAGGACCGGCAATGGCCGAGCACGGCCCTTACGGAATGTTCGTCGCTAAAGGTCCAGGTATCAAGCAGGGAGAAAAAATAATCGGCGCCAGCGTTCTAGACCTCGCCCCAACCATCCTCTCCTGCTTCGGTCTGCCAGTGGGTGAAGATATGGACGGTAAGCCATTAGTCGGTATTTTCGCGGATTCACGCCAACCAACAACAATTCCTTCCTGGGATAGCGTTTCTGGACCATTCGAGGATGGGCAGCACGAAAAACACTCCCAAGTCGATGCTTCCAGTAATGCAGAAGCGATCAAGCAGCTTGTCGAGCTCGGATATATAGATGCCCCTGATGACGATTTAGATCAGGAAGTTAGGCGAACAGGCACTGAACTGAACTACAACCTAGCCCATTCTCTCATTGACTCTTCTCGCTTTGAGGATGCATGTGAAATCTTAGAACCAATTTGGTATGATCATCCGCGAGAGCACCGTTACGGACTTAAATACCTCCACTGTCTCGCAAGACTGGGCCGATGGACGGATAGACGGATTGCCCTTAAACGATTTAAAGAGAACATAAAGCGAGCCCAGGCATGGGCTGGCAGAGAAATCGACTCGCTTAGAAAAGAGGCTGAAGAAAAAGGCTATCCCGATTTTCAACAAACAAGCCCGGAAGGTAACCAAAATGCATCATCTCAAGCAGATGCCCCAATCGATGGTGACGCGAAAAAAAGCCCACCGCAAAAGTTTATATACGAAATGAGGAAGGCACAGTCACTTCTCACCCCAATGACGGGTGCACTATCTTTTCTGGAGCTAGAGCAATATATCAACGAAGGAGAAAATGCCCGTGCAAGGAAAGTCCTAGATTTAATAGAATCGAATTCCCAAAGTCGCCTATCACCTAGTCTGCACGCTTCGATCGGCTTCTATTTCTCGCAACTCGGTGAGCTAGCCAAATCCGAGGAGCACTACAAAATTGCAATCGAAGCCGACCCTCAAAGCGTTGAGGCAAATTGCGGACTCTGCAAAGCCGCATTAGAGAGAAAGGAATGGGAAAGAGCAGTTGACCTAGCGCTGAACGCGACGGAGCTAAAATTCGATTCTCCTTTCGCCCACTTTTGCTTGGGCCAAGCCCTTGTCGGAGACGGCGATTTATCCGCTGGCAGATTGGCATTGGAAACCGCGATAAGGCTCGAACCCGGTCTAATTGAGGCGAGAGAATTATACCACGATGTTCTCTTGCGCCTTGACGATCCAACGGCTCCAGAAGAGCGCCAAAAGATAGATCAGATCAAACAGCGATTCGAAAGCTCTGGCCACGAAGGGGAGCTAGATTTGGGCTCAATAGCTAATGAAATCGCCGAAAATAGGCGAACGCGCCGCACCAAGTTAAAAAATGATACGCCGCAGGACCCAGTTCAAGGTGAGGATGCTCCCATTACCATAGTCAGCGGCTTGCCCCGCTCCGGCACATCAATGCTAATGCAAATGCTTCAAGCGGGCGGGCTGAAAGCCTTTACAGATTCCCGGAGAGCCGCGGATACAGACAATCCTAAAGGCTATTTTGAGCACACAAGCAGCAAGCTTATCGAAAGTGATTCCTCTTGGATGCCCTTGGCTAGAGGCTCCGCAGTGAAAATTATATGCCAACATTTGCCAGCTCTTCCTCCAGGTGAGTGCTACAAGGTGATCTTCATGGATAGAAATATGGAAGCGGTATTAGAAAGCCAAACCGCAATGCTTAATCGAATGGGGCGGAAAGGCGGCAATTTACAGCCTGAAAAAATGATGAAAGTTTTGGACGCGCACGTGGCAGCAGCTGAGAGAATACTCACTCGTCGCCCCGAGATTGATGTAATCTTCGTTGACTATGACGACGTAATCCAAAATCCAAAGAGCAACGTGTCCAAAATCTCAAAATTTATCGGAGCAGAACTAGACAAGAAAGCAATGGTCAATGCGGTCGATCCCGACCTCAGAAGACAAGGAGAAACACTTCGCCTATCCTGA
- a CDS encoding immunoglobulin domain-containing protein, giving the protein MLYSKLLSTSGRDLGSLVLLVCVQALFAQPTINYQPISQRTAIGSSVSFSVTVDGPSLMSYQWRKNGIDLEGKTNRQLQLTNIQQEDVGWYDVVATDTKGSTASNRAGLSAIIDIDPQFDRSMSIVSENDDLSVIWEGEGVLETSDDLAESSWEFFSETSPSKIGPTSEGNAFYRLRNPQPRSVPITLPPAYDGETLLPMIVMLHGPSEFPNYINGYMKIHAQAANYGLIYASPDGVKGPGGNFFWDATDACCNFVNSEADDVAFLHSLIIEALKTLSVDPKRVYFVGHSNGGFMSYRMACEYPNLIAGIASLAGATFKNPDHCTPSEPVNILQIHGTADFAIRYNGGSTGLSPYPGAMQSIQTWGTYNGCENLISDEAASLDLDFNVAGLDTTVTKYMKYPQGGAVELWTINDGGHSPIITVGQNTSEFPLRVIEWLLDRPKT; this is encoded by the coding sequence ATGCTTTATTCGAAACTATTAAGTACGTCGGGAAGAGATCTCGGTTCCCTAGTTCTATTAGTTTGTGTGCAGGCACTTTTTGCTCAACCAACTATCAACTACCAGCCGATTTCGCAGCGAACAGCTATAGGATCATCCGTTTCATTTTCTGTTACTGTCGACGGGCCCAGCCTAATGAGCTATCAATGGCGAAAAAATGGAATCGACCTGGAAGGAAAAACGAATCGACAGTTGCAGCTAACGAATATTCAGCAGGAAGACGTGGGTTGGTATGATGTGGTCGCTACGGATACCAAAGGGTCTACAGCAAGTAACAGGGCTGGCCTATCAGCAATAATCGATATTGATCCGCAATTCGATCGAAGCATGAGCATAGTATCCGAAAATGACGACTTGAGCGTAATCTGGGAAGGGGAAGGCGTGCTGGAAACGTCTGATGATCTAGCAGAGAGTTCCTGGGAATTTTTTAGCGAAACCAGTCCAAGCAAGATCGGTCCCACGAGTGAAGGTAACGCATTTTACCGACTTAGGAATCCTCAGCCCCGATCGGTTCCGATAACATTGCCTCCGGCTTATGATGGGGAGACCTTACTGCCCATGATCGTGATGCTTCACGGCCCCTCGGAATTTCCGAATTATATCAATGGTTACATGAAGATTCACGCCCAAGCTGCCAACTATGGCCTTATTTACGCTTCACCCGATGGAGTGAAGGGGCCGGGTGGGAATTTTTTTTGGGATGCTACAGATGCCTGCTGCAACTTTGTCAATTCAGAGGCTGATGACGTCGCCTTTCTCCATTCATTAATTATCGAGGCTTTGAAGACGCTTTCAGTCGATCCCAAGCGCGTTTATTTTGTGGGACATTCAAACGGTGGATTTATGTCATATCGTATGGCCTGCGAGTATCCCAACCTAATTGCGGGGATTGCCAGCCTAGCAGGAGCTACCTTTAAAAATCCGGATCATTGCACCCCCTCCGAACCAGTAAACATTCTCCAAATCCACGGTACAGCCGACTTTGCTATTCGTTATAATGGTGGAAGCACTGGGCTATCTCCATACCCTGGAGCTATGCAAAGTATCCAAACATGGGGCACCTACAACGGCTGTGAAAATTTGATAAGTGATGAGGCAGCAAGTCTGGATCTTGATTTTAATGTGGCAGGGCTTGATACCACGGTAACGAAATATATGAAGTATCCCCAGGGAGGTGCTGTGGAGCTTTGGACGATTAATGACGGAGGTCACAGTCCAATTATTACAGTTGGCCAAAACACATCAGAATTTCCGTTAAGAGTTATTGAATGGCTACTGGACCGCCCCAAAACCTAA